Proteins encoded together in one Felis catus isolate Fca126 chromosome B3, F.catus_Fca126_mat1.0, whole genome shotgun sequence window:
- the SYNE2 gene encoding nesprin-2 isoform X12 has protein sequence MVFSHQQVKKLKETFAFIQQLDKNMSNLRTWLARIESELSKPVVYDVCDDQEIQKRLAEQQDLQRDIEQHSAGVESVFNICDVLLHDSDACANETECDSIQQTTRSLDRRWRNICAMSMERRMKIEETWRLWQKFLDDYSRFEDWLKSAERTAAYPNSSEVLYTNAKEELKRFEAFQRQIHERLTQLELINKQYRRLARENRTDTASKLKQMVHEGNQRWDNLQKRVTAVLRRLRHFTNQREEFEGTRESVLVWLTEMDLQLTNVEHFSESDADDKMRQLNGFQQEITLNTNKIDQLIVFGEQLIQKSEPLDAVLIEDELEELHRYCQEVFGRVSRFHRRLTSRAPGLEDEKEASENETDMEDPREIQADSWRKRRESEEPSSPQSLCHLVPPAPGPERSGCETPVSVDSIPLEWDHTGDVGGSSSHEDDEEGPYYSALSDVEIPENPEAYLKMTTKTLKASSGKSISEDHSWHVPDSPSCPKHRYKQMGSDRNVQTIPSDSSTPYKPAYVKLLLSPGTDGGKEGARALNGSSQQEDEGLAALTGQQSGAFDRWELIQAQELHNQLRMKQNLQQLNSKISDITTWLKKTEAELEMLKMAEPPSDIHEMELRVKQLKEILKAFDTYKALVVSVNMSSEEFLQTESAESKELQGRVGQLALHWDAAQGAVESWRAGLRRALMQCQDFHQLSQDLLLWLASAESRRQKARVTDPEADPQVLLECQEELMQLKKELVEREPQVNTLQELSNSLLIKGHGEDYIEAEEKVHVIEKKLKQLLEQVSQDLMSLQGSQNPDPSLPSLDEVDSGDEPPAASTPAPQAKQFGAERMTKDQNKADSRVPGPGSSRPRRSFLARVIRAALPLQLLLLLLLLLACLLPSSEEDYSCTQANNFARSFYPMLRYTNGPPPT, from the exons GACCTGCAGCGAGACATCGAACAACACAGCGCAGGGGTGGAATCTGTGTTTAACATCTGCGATGTCCTACTGCACGACTCCGATGCCTGTGCCAATGAGACCGAGTGTGACTCCATCCAGCAGACCACCAGAAGCCTGGACAGACGCTGGAGGAACATCTGCGCCATGTCAATGGAACGGCGAATGAA AATCGAAGAGACGTGGCGTCTGTGGCAGAAATTTCTAGATGATTACTCCCGCTTTGAGGACTGGCTCAAGTCAGCCGAGAGGACAGCAGCCTACCCGAATTCCTCAGAGGTGTTGTACACAAATGCCAAAGAAGAGCTGAAGAGGTTCGAG GCCTTCCAGCGGCAGATCCACGAGAGGCTCACGCAGCTGGAGCTCATCAACAAGCAGTACCGGCGGCTGGCCCGGGAGAACCGCACGGACACGGCCAGCAAGCTGAAGCAGATGGTACACGAGGGCAACCAGCGCTGGGACAACCTCCAGAAGCGGGTCACGGCCGTCCTGCGGAGACTCAGA CATTTCACCAACCAGAGGGAAGAATTCGAGGGGACCCGGGAGAGCGTTCTCGTGTGGCTCACGGAGATGGACCTGCAGCTGACCAACGTGGAGCACTTCTCGGAGAGTGACGCCGACGACAAGATGCGCCAGTTGAAT GGTTTCCAACAGGAAATTACATTAAATACCAACAAGATCGATCAGCTCATCGTGTTCGGGGAGCAGCTGATTCAGAAGAGTGAGCCCCTGGACGCCGTGCTGATCGAGGACGAGCTGGAGGAGCTGCACCGCTACTGCCAGGAGGTCTTCGGCCGCGTCTCGCGGTTCCACCGCCGGCTGACCTCCCGCGCTCCG GGcttggaagatgaaaaagaggcCTCCGAGAATGAAACGGACATGGAGGACCCCAGAGAGATCCAGGCTGACTCTTGGcgcaaaaggagagagagcgaggaacCCTCTTCCCCTCAGTCCCTTTGTCATCTGGTGCCCCCGGCGCCGGGGCCCGAGCGGTCTGGCTGTGAGACCCCCGTCAGCGTGGACTCCATCCCTCTGGAGTGGGATCACACGGGTGACGTGGGGGGCTCCTCCTCTCACGAAGATGATGAGGAAGGCCCATACTACAGTGCACTGTCAG ATGTAGAAATCCCTGAAAATCCTGAGGCCTATCTTAAAATGACCACAAAAACTTTGAAAGCGTCTTCTG GGAAATCCATTTCTGAGGACCATTCATGGCATGTTCCTGACAGCCCTTCCTGCCCCAAGCATCGCTACAAACAAATGGGAAGTGATAGGAATGTACAAACCATCCCCTCAGATTCCAGCACTCCCTATAAACCAGCCTAT GTAAAGCTGCTGCTATCCCCAGGCACTGACGGTGGCAAAGAAGGTGCCAGAGCCTTGAATGGCAGCTCACAGCAGGAAGACGAGGGACTTGCTGCCCTCACTGGGCAGCAGTCAG GCGCCTTTGACAGATGGGAGCTGATTCAAGCACAAGAACTTCACAATCAACTCAGGATGAAACAAAACTTGCAACAGCTCAATTCCAAGATCAGCGACATCACCACTTGGCTGAAAAAAACGGAAGCAGAGCTGGAAATGTTAAAGATGGCAGAACCTCCCTCTGATATCCACGAAATGGAGCTCAGAGTGAAGCAGCTCAAG GAAATACTAAAAGCCTTTGACACCTACAAGGCTCTAGTGGTCTCCGTCAACATGAGCAGTGAGGAATTTCTGCAGACTGAGAGCGCGGAGTCCAAAGAGCTCCAAGGTCGCGTCGGCCAGCTGGCGCTGCACTGGGACGCGGCACAGGGCGCGGTGGAGAGCTGGAGAGCGGGCTTACGGAGGGCTCTCATGCAGTGCCAG gaCTTCCACCAGTTGAGTCAAGATCTGCTACTGTGGTTAGCGAGTGCTGAGAGCCGGAGGCAGAAGGCTCGTGTCACGGACCCAGAGGCAGacccccaggtgctcctggagtGTCAGGAAGAACTGATG caactGAAAAAGGAGCTCGTGGAACGTGAACCTCAAGTAAACACCTTACAAGAGCTTTCAAACAGCCTTCTTATTAAGGGGCATGGCGAAGACTACATTGAGGCTGAAGAGAAGGTACATGTTATTGAGAAGAAACTCAAACAGTTACTTGAGCAAGTGTCCCAAGACTTAATGTCCTTGCAGGGCAGCCAG AACCCAGACCCATCTCTGCCCAGCTTGGACGAGGTAGACTCTGGAGACGAGCCTCCAGCTGCATCCACACCAGCTCCCCAAGCCAAG CAGTTTGGAGCAGAGAGGATGACGAAAGACCAGAACAAGGCGGACAGCAG GGTGCCCGGCCCCGGCAGCTCGCGGCCACGGCGCTCCTTCCTGGCGCGGGTGATCAGGGCGGCGCTGCCCCTGcagctgctcctgctgctgctgctgctcctggccTGCCTGCTGCCCTCCTCGGAAGAGGACTACAGCTGCACGCAGGCCAACAACTTCGCCAGGTCCTTCTATCCCATGCTGAGGTACACCAACGGGCCGCCCCCCACCTAG